AGCTACATTTTCTACGGGGGTAGTGTTTCCTAACCCCAAGCATTACAAAACCCATCTAGCAAAGCTTCGTAGACTATCACGAAAGTTTGCTAGAAAAACGAAAGGTTCTAATAATAGAAACAAAACCAAAATACAACTTGCAAGACATCATGCTAGGGTAACCAATCTTAGGAAAAATACTCTTCACCAAGTCACTACTTTCTTATGCAAAAACCACGCAAAAATAGTAGTAGAAGATTTGAACGTTTCTGGGATGCTATCTAACCACAAATTGGCGCAAGTGATTGCTGATTGTGGATTTCATGAATTCAAACGGCAGTTGGAATATAAAGCTAAAAAGTTTGGCTGCGAAATAGTCATCGCTGACCGTTGGTTTCCATCAAGTAAAACTTGTTCCAATTGTGGACATATTCAAGATATGCCACTTAAAGAAAGAACCTACAACTGTGGAAGTTGTGGGTACTCGATGGACAGGGATTTAAACGCAGCAATCAATTTATCACGTTTGGCTAAAGCGTGAAAGCTTACTGAGGGATAACCGCTCCCATGCTCCCCGTGAAGTAAGAAGTAAATGTCTAGACAAGTCTAGGATTTATATAGCAGAAGATATTCGGCGAATTCAAGCAAACTATAACCTAGAACGTCGCACTTTCTTTTAATTACACCAACCCGGAACGCAGAGCAACAACTGCTGCTTGCACGCGATCGTCAACTGCTAATTTGTTCATAATCCCTCGGACGTGAGTTTTCACGGTGTTGGGACTGAGATAGAGTTTTTCGGCAATCTCTGGGTTACTCAAACCGTCTACCATCAGTTTCAACACTTCTAATTCACGTCCCGACAGGTTGGCTGTATTACCTGTGGGGGTAGGGGGTTTGAGATTTTCAATTACTTGTCTGGCAATTTGCGGATCGAGATAAGCAGCACCTTCAACCGCAGCAGCGATCGCATTCAACAACCGCTCTACACTCGCCCCTTTGATACAATAAGCATCAGCACCGCTAGATAACGCGGCAATTATTTCTGTCTCTGTCTTGTGAGATGTCAGCATTACTACATGGGTTTGTGGTAATGCTGCTTTAATTTGTTGTGTTGCCGCAATTCCATCCAATCGCGGTAAACCAATATCCATCACCACCAAATCAGGTTTCAGTTTCAGTGCAGCTTGCACACCTAAATAACCATCTTCCGCTTGTCCGACAATTTCTAACTGCGGATGAGCCATTAATGATTGTTCTAATCCGAGTTGCATCATCGGATCGTCTTCAACAATTAACACCCGCAACGGTGCAGCATCTAAAGGTAGATTGAACGCAGAGACTGTATTTGAAGACATTTTTTGTGTGTTGGTGGATAGTGGATAGTGGATAGTGGATAGTAGATAGTAGATAGTAGATAGTGGATAGTGGATAGTAAATAGTGGTTAATTTTCAACGCTCCAACCAACAACACTCCAACGAACCACTATCAACTATCAACCAACAACCAACAACTATCAGCTAACCCCTAACTCCTTTTACTCTTCCACGCGATAACCGAGTTCAGCCAAACTGACGCGAGACTGACGCCACTTTGGTTGAACTTTGACAAACAATTCTAGATAGACTTTGCCGGCGATTAACTTTTGGATTTGTTCGCGAGCTGCACTACCTATAGCTTTGAGCATAGCTCCACCTTTACCGATGAGAATGCCTTTTTGGGAATCTCGTTCAACGTTGATGGTGGCAAGTACGCGAGTGATAGCTGGTGTTTCTTGCACTTGATCGATCGCGATCGCTACTGAATGGGGAACTTCCTCACGAGTTAACAGCAAAATCTGTTCTCGAATCAATTCCCCCATAATAAAGCGTTCCGGTTGGTCAGTTACCAAGTCCGGTGGATAGTAGAACGGTCCTCGTTCTAAATGTTCAATTAATAAATCTTGCAGTTCTGGCAATCCCGTCCCAGTCTTGGCGGAAAATTTTCCTGTTTGCCATTGATAGGATTGTGCTAACTCAGTGTAACTATCGTCTATAACCTGAGAATCGTTCGGTTGTTGATCGATTTTATTTATACCCAAAATTACTGGTGTTTCGCTCTTAGCCAGTAACTCGGCAATATAGCGATCGCCTGTACCACAACTTGTCGAGCCATCCACTACAAACAGCACTACATCCACCGATTCAATCGCAATTTTCGCATTTTTCACCAGCACTTCCCCTAATTGATGATGGGGTTTGTGAATTCCTGGTGTATCGACAAATATTAACTGCGCTTCTGGTGTCGTTAAAATGCCTCGCAAACGATTGCGTGTAGTTTGCGCTACTGGAGAAGTTATGGCTATTTTTTGTCCTACTAATTGATTCATCAAAGTAGATTTACCGACATTTGGACGACCGATAATGCCGATAAAACCCGATTTAAACTCAGGAGGAGCCTGGGGGACAGTTACTTCTCCTGACAGAGAGAAGGTATAATTATCAATACTTTTCACCTTTGGCTCCACCGTCATAGTTTATATATATGGTAAGTTGATTTTATTCGACACAAAACAAACATAAAATCACCCTGGAAGTTTTGACGATTGCCTTTACTTAAGTTTAATTTACTACTAATTATATTTTTCGGAGCATAATGTCATAAAAGATATGGGAGAACGAAAACGCATTGGAATTTTGACTAGTGGTGGAGATTGCTCTGGTTTAAATGCTGCAATCAGAGCTGTAGTGTATTGCGCTGTGGGAACTTATGGTTGGGAGGTTTTGGGAATTCGGCAAGCGACTTTAGGCTTGATGGTACGTCCTCCACAATTCACAAAACTGGAAGTTGACCAAGTTAATACGCTATTAACTGCTGGTGGTACAATGTTAGGAACAACTAACAAAGGCGATCCTTTTGCCTTCCCGATGGCAGATGGAAGTGTATGCGATCGCTCTGATGAAATTATTGCAGGCTATCACCAATTGAATTTAGATGCTTTAATTGGAATTGGTGGCGATGGTAGTTTAGCAATTCTCCGCCGGCTTGCACAACAAGGTGGTATAAATTTAGTTGGTATTCCCAAAACAATTGATAACGATATTGGGATTACAGAACATGCGATCGGTTTTGATACAGCAGTAAATATTGCCACCGAAGCACTAGATCGCTTACATTTTACCGCTGCAAGTCATAGCCGCGTCATGATTTTAGAAGTAATGGGACGTGATGCAGGACACATCGCAATTGCAGCGGGAATTGCCGGGGGAGCGGATGTAATTTTGATTCCAGAAATTCCCTACACAATTGAGCATATTTGTCAAAGAATCAAAGAACAACAAGAGAAAAGCAAAAATTATTGTTTGATAATTGTATCTGAGGCAGTTCGCAATCAAGAAGGTGAAAATGTCACAATTACAAATCGTTTAGGTCAATCTCGATATGGTGGGATTGGTGAATATTTAGCCGACCAAATTATCCAGCGCATTCATGTAGAAACACGAGTCACCGTTTTAGGACATATTCAACGAGGTGGAACAGCTTCACCTTTAGATAGATTAGTTGCAGCAGCGTTTGGTGTAGCAGCAGTTAATTTGATTGCAGAAGGTAAATACGATCGCATGGTAACGTGGCAAAATCGTCAAGTTGTCAGCGTACCAATTGCCGAAGCGATCGCTCAATATAGAGCTGTCGATCCAAATGGTACTCTTGTTAAAACCGCTCGTGGTATCGGTATTTATTTAGGAGATTGAGTTAATTTTGTTAATTTTGTCTTCATAAATTTAAATTGTAG
Above is a genomic segment from Tolypothrix sp. NIES-4075 containing:
- a CDS encoding response regulator; the encoded protein is MSSNTVSAFNLPLDAAPLRVLIVEDDPMMQLGLEQSLMAHPQLEIVGQAEDGYLGVQAALKLKPDLVVMDIGLPRLDGIAATQQIKAALPQTHVVMLTSHKTETEIIAALSSGADAYCIKGASVERLLNAIAAAVEGAAYLDPQIARQVIENLKPPTPTGNTANLSGRELEVLKLMVDGLSNPEIAEKLYLSPNTVKTHVRGIMNKLAVDDRVQAAVVALRSGLV
- the era gene encoding GTPase Era, whose amino-acid sequence is MTVEPKVKSIDNYTFSLSGEVTVPQAPPEFKSGFIGIIGRPNVGKSTLMNQLVGQKIAITSPVAQTTRNRLRGILTTPEAQLIFVDTPGIHKPHHQLGEVLVKNAKIAIESVDVVLFVVDGSTSCGTGDRYIAELLAKSETPVILGINKIDQQPNDSQVIDDSYTELAQSYQWQTGKFSAKTGTGLPELQDLLIEHLERGPFYYPPDLVTDQPERFIMGELIREQILLLTREEVPHSVAIAIDQVQETPAITRVLATINVERDSQKGILIGKGGAMLKAIGSAAREQIQKLIAGKVYLELFVKVQPKWRQSRVSLAELGYRVEE
- a CDS encoding ATP-dependent 6-phosphofructokinase — protein: MGERKRIGILTSGGDCSGLNAAIRAVVYCAVGTYGWEVLGIRQATLGLMVRPPQFTKLEVDQVNTLLTAGGTMLGTTNKGDPFAFPMADGSVCDRSDEIIAGYHQLNLDALIGIGGDGSLAILRRLAQQGGINLVGIPKTIDNDIGITEHAIGFDTAVNIATEALDRLHFTAASHSRVMILEVMGRDAGHIAIAAGIAGGADVILIPEIPYTIEHICQRIKEQQEKSKNYCLIIVSEAVRNQEGENVTITNRLGQSRYGGIGEYLADQIIQRIHVETRVTVLGHIQRGGTASPLDRLVAAAFGVAAVNLIAEGKYDRMVTWQNRQVVSVPIAEAIAQYRAVDPNGTLVKTARGIGIYLGD